The following are encoded in a window of Paenibacillaceae bacterium GAS479 genomic DNA:
- a CDS encoding DNA-binding response regulator, OmpR family, contains REC and winged-helix (wHTH) domain has protein sequence MKRILIIEDDPFIAELEKDYFMLHDYEVELSSDGHEGLAKALEGRYDLLIVDLQLPGMDGFEICRIIREKLDVPILIVSAKKEEIDKIRGFGLGVDDFITKPFSPNELVARAKAHLARYERFTGGNTVKKPDSIQIRELTIDKSSRRVFVHGNEVSLTTKEFEVLAFLATHPDRVFNKVELFERIWGMDSNGEIATVTVHISRIREKIEADPSNPQFIETVWGAGYRFTI, from the coding sequence ATGAAACGAATCTTGATTATTGAAGATGATCCCTTTATTGCCGAGCTGGAGAAGGATTATTTTATGCTGCATGATTATGAAGTTGAATTGAGTTCCGATGGGCATGAAGGGTTGGCTAAGGCATTAGAAGGAAGGTACGACCTCCTCATTGTTGATCTCCAGCTGCCAGGAATGGATGGATTCGAGATATGTCGCATAATACGTGAGAAGCTGGACGTACCTATTCTCATTGTGTCGGCCAAAAAAGAAGAAATCGACAAGATCCGAGGGTTCGGACTCGGCGTGGATGACTTCATTACAAAACCATTCAGTCCGAATGAACTAGTCGCTCGCGCAAAAGCGCATTTGGCGCGATACGAACGTTTTACCGGGGGCAATACGGTTAAAAAACCGGACAGCATTCAGATTAGAGAGCTCACCATTGATAAATCGTCCCGCCGGGTGTTCGTTCACGGAAATGAAGTAAGCCTTACGACCAAAGAATTTGAAGTGCTCGCTTTTTTGGCAACGCATCCCGATCGGGTGTTCAACAAAGTGGAGCTATTCGAAAGAATCTGGGGCATGGATTCCAATGGCGAAATCGCAACGGTTACGGTACATATCTCGCGAATACGCGAAAAAATCGAGGCCGATCCTTCCAACCCGCAGTTCATCGAAACCGTCTGGGGAGCGGGCTACCGGTTCACAATATAG
- a CDS encoding S-layer homology domain-containing protein — MNKKIKKTVAIAALTAIMGGGALLPSGAQAAPVAVATKTITKQQFTALDFSSRIEQAINQLVNQLVLNGYADGQMRAEKQVSNAELIKMIVLSLDLKQPEASNKQIGKQHSWYTPYVETAVANGLLESTDNFEPNKPATSAEAAAMIAKALQRDVKSVQYWMDGFKIESGNMTRGETAQLLLLSQKAIRSASAEIVSIKALNKIAFEVTFTAPLAVEDEATPAANANFAFSSDLKLVNQPRLKTGSIATYIVPVQSMTEGMTYTTNYKGKNKHNVAANTEQIRLNDVRQVTSDTFEVDSFREDGVIDYGYLISAYSGGRGANAAVLDDNNQINGKTMQVIPSLAQRQATITPENGAPITVNYVGFTQSTDGKQEPKFRLPAGTSLQPGVKYTVTSDWFVLENNTFTAQSISPLTISSVTKVDAATLNVTLAADPGDELFAYRSIQLKGSDGTTLTAQYKVQTRKGAIGVFELQNNGKLAAGVEYEVTPVGTWAVADGVKLSSN, encoded by the coding sequence ATGAACAAAAAGATAAAAAAAACCGTAGCAATCGCAGCTTTAACAGCAATTATGGGCGGAGGGGCTCTGCTTCCAAGCGGGGCTCAGGCAGCTCCAGTTGCAGTCGCGACAAAAACAATAACCAAGCAGCAATTTACTGCTCTGGATTTCTCGAGCCGCATTGAGCAAGCAATTAATCAGCTCGTCAACCAACTCGTGCTAAACGGCTACGCCGACGGACAAATGAGAGCAGAAAAACAAGTATCAAACGCCGAGCTGATTAAAATGATCGTGCTTTCGCTTGACTTGAAACAACCCGAAGCGTCGAACAAACAAATCGGCAAGCAACACAGCTGGTACACTCCGTATGTCGAGACAGCTGTAGCGAATGGCCTTCTCGAAAGCACCGATAACTTCGAGCCGAATAAACCAGCCACCAGCGCAGAAGCCGCCGCTATGATCGCCAAAGCATTACAACGCGACGTTAAATCCGTTCAATACTGGATGGATGGCTTCAAGATCGAAAGTGGCAACATGACTCGCGGTGAAACCGCGCAGCTGCTGTTGCTGTCGCAAAAAGCGATTCGCTCCGCTTCGGCTGAGATCGTGTCCATCAAAGCTTTGAACAAAATTGCCTTCGAAGTTACTTTTACAGCTCCACTTGCTGTGGAAGATGAAGCTACCCCTGCGGCCAATGCTAACTTTGCCTTCAGCTCAGACTTGAAGCTGGTAAACCAGCCGCGCTTGAAAACAGGCTCCATCGCCACTTATATCGTACCGGTTCAATCCATGACCGAAGGCATGACCTATACGACCAACTATAAAGGCAAAAACAAGCACAATGTCGCTGCTAACACGGAACAAATCCGTTTGAACGACGTTCGCCAAGTAACCTCAGATACATTTGAAGTAGACTCCTTCCGCGAGGACGGCGTCATCGATTACGGCTACCTCATCTCGGCTTACTCCGGTGGCAGAGGCGCTAACGCTGCTGTATTGGACGACAACAACCAAATTAACGGCAAAACAATGCAAGTTATTCCATCCTTGGCCCAAAGACAAGCTACAATCACACCGGAAAACGGCGCTCCGATCACGGTGAACTATGTCGGCTTCACGCAATCGACCGATGGCAAACAAGAGCCAAAATTCCGCCTGCCAGCTGGAACTTCCCTGCAACCAGGCGTTAAATACACGGTAACTTCCGATTGGTTCGTACTGGAAAACAATACGTTCACGGCACAGTCCATCTCGCCGCTGACGATTTCTTCCGTAACCAAAGTGGACGCAGCTACCCTTAACGTAACCTTGGCAGCAGACCCTGGAGATGAGCTGTTCGCTTACCGCTCCATTCAGTTGAAGGGCTCTGACGGCACAACGCTGACCGCTCAATACAAAGTGCAGACTCGTAAAGGCGCCATCGGCGTATTCGAACTGCAAAACAACGGCAAACTTGCCGCAGGTGTTGAGTACGAAGTAACGCCAGTTGGAACTTGGGCTGTTGCGGACGGAGTTAAGCTTAGCTCGAACTAA
- a CDS encoding death on curing protein produces MKQIRFLTTQEVIAINLAMIQRYSPGEHVGVKEPGLLESAVVRAQSSAFGNDAYPTIFEKAAALFESLGQNHSFFNANKRTAFTALVIFLRLNGWHFKMDAKQAEDFTVDMVTHKYNFQDLVLIIQNHCATITDT; encoded by the coding sequence ATGAAACAGATCCGATTTTTAACGACACAGGAAGTGATAGCAATCAATCTCGCTATGATCCAGCGCTACAGTCCAGGTGAACATGTGGGAGTAAAAGAGCCCGGTTTACTTGAATCCGCTGTTGTTCGAGCGCAGTCCTCAGCCTTTGGAAATGACGCTTATCCTACCATTTTTGAAAAAGCAGCCGCATTATTTGAATCGCTTGGCCAAAATCACTCTTTTTTTAATGCAAACAAACGGACTGCTTTTACAGCTCTTGTCATTTTCCTGCGTTTGAATGGATGGCATTTCAAAATGGACGCAAAACAAGCCGAGGACTTTACGGTGGATATGGTGACCCACAAGTACAATTTTCAAGACCTGGTTCTTATCATTCAAAACCATTGTGCGACCATAACCGACACATAA
- a CDS encoding ATP-binding cassette, subfamily B encodes MSFIDKLPNSIELQLTEKPLFHAVADLMKDGQFGEQWLVVTEKEASVWGANGEQVTKIPIAEITDARVVGGVGGGSLLADTKSGPVILIRYTASLTSVFGHASKLIGALAKGEELPTASEKDFPRLCPKCRTPLPEDSQACPICKRNGRVMLRMLSYTKPYRKQMVVAAIMLIFTTLIELIPPFLTKKLVDDVLTPKDLGSALLWIVIGLAVTSVVLTLMQTVRGLIGVWIGSKLMGDLRRDVYHSLMKLSLSFFDRRQSSQFIGRVNSDSEAMRQFMTDGVIWVSGETLRVVAIFIIMFSLDWKLTLLAMLPMPIMIIVSSVLWPKIGKLWYQQWRSIFRLNSIVGDSLQGIRVVKAFGQESTEISRYTTANKELVRHNIKIEGVWQGIFPIFGLVAGAGTLLIWYYGGKQVINSDMSIGTLIAMITYLGMLLGPLQWVSQMINWASHAISAADRVFEIMDTPADVPDTINPAQIGRVKGDVEFKQVTYGYEKHHPVLKNVDLKVAAGEMIGLVGHSGAGKSTFINMICRFYDSDEGTITIDGTDIRNISQMDLRQQIGVVLQETFLFDGTIAENIAYSKPDATEIEIMRAAKIANAHDFIVQLPDGYDTRVGERGHKLSGGEKQRVSIARAIIHDPRILILDEATASVDTVTERLIQEAISRLVKGRTTFAIAHRLSTLRNADRLVVLDHGKIVEVGTHEELLQAEGAYFKLVEAQRELSKIKGVESA; translated from the coding sequence ATGTCATTTATTGATAAGTTACCCAACAGCATAGAGCTTCAGCTAACAGAAAAACCTCTGTTCCACGCCGTAGCGGACTTGATGAAGGACGGACAATTCGGTGAGCAGTGGTTAGTAGTAACGGAAAAAGAAGCCTCCGTATGGGGCGCTAATGGTGAACAAGTAACGAAAATTCCGATTGCAGAAATAACCGATGCTCGCGTTGTGGGCGGGGTAGGCGGCGGTTCGCTGCTTGCCGACACGAAGAGTGGCCCAGTGATCTTGATCCGGTATACGGCATCGCTGACTTCGGTGTTCGGTCATGCCTCCAAGCTAATTGGGGCTTTGGCCAAAGGAGAGGAGCTGCCAACGGCTTCGGAGAAGGATTTCCCAAGACTTTGTCCGAAATGCCGCACTCCTTTGCCGGAGGATTCGCAGGCTTGCCCAATCTGCAAAAGAAACGGCAGAGTAATGCTACGGATGCTTAGTTATACCAAGCCCTACCGAAAGCAAATGGTTGTGGCAGCAATCATGCTGATTTTTACAACCTTGATTGAACTGATCCCGCCATTTTTGACCAAAAAGCTCGTGGATGATGTGCTGACGCCAAAGGATCTCGGCTCCGCCCTGCTCTGGATTGTAATTGGCCTTGCTGTAACTTCGGTGGTGCTTACGCTTATGCAAACTGTGCGGGGATTAATCGGGGTATGGATCGGTTCCAAGCTAATGGGTGATCTTCGCCGCGATGTTTATCACTCTTTGATGAAGCTGTCGTTATCCTTTTTTGATCGAAGGCAATCCTCACAATTCATCGGGAGGGTCAACAGCGACTCCGAGGCGATGCGGCAGTTCATGACGGATGGCGTCATCTGGGTTTCTGGTGAAACGTTAAGGGTCGTTGCGATTTTTATCATTATGTTCAGTCTCGATTGGAAATTAACGCTGCTGGCAATGTTGCCTATGCCAATTATGATTATTGTGTCCTCCGTGTTATGGCCGAAGATCGGTAAGCTCTGGTACCAACAGTGGAGATCCATCTTCAGGCTGAATTCCATCGTAGGCGATTCACTTCAAGGGATTCGCGTCGTCAAAGCATTTGGCCAGGAATCAACGGAAATTTCTCGCTATACAACCGCAAATAAGGAGTTAGTCCGGCATAACATCAAAATTGAAGGAGTATGGCAGGGGATATTCCCGATCTTCGGTCTAGTTGCTGGCGCCGGCACCCTGTTAATTTGGTATTATGGCGGCAAGCAGGTCATTAATAGCGATATGTCCATCGGTACGCTGATTGCGATGATCACATACCTTGGCATGCTGCTTGGTCCCTTGCAGTGGGTAAGCCAAATGATCAACTGGGCGAGTCATGCAATCTCAGCTGCGGACCGTGTGTTTGAGATTATGGATACTCCGGCTGATGTACCAGACACAATCAATCCGGCTCAGATTGGCCGCGTGAAGGGCGACGTCGAATTCAAACAAGTTACGTATGGATACGAGAAGCATCACCCAGTTCTGAAAAATGTAGATTTGAAAGTAGCTGCAGGTGAGATGATCGGTCTGGTCGGACATTCAGGCGCAGGGAAATCGACGTTCATCAACATGATCTGCCGATTTTATGACAGCGATGAAGGTACGATTACGATTGACGGCACGGATATCCGCAATATTAGTCAGATGGATCTGCGCCAGCAGATCGGAGTTGTGCTTCAAGAGACATTCCTTTTTGACGGTACGATTGCCGAAAATATCGCCTATTCCAAGCCGGATGCAACGGAAATAGAGATCATGCGTGCTGCGAAAATCGCCAACGCCCATGATTTCATCGTTCAATTGCCTGACGGTTACGATACGAGGGTTGGCGAGCGCGGGCATAAGCTGTCCGGCGGAGAGAAGCAACGGGTATCTATTGCTCGGGCGATCATCCACGATCCGCGGATATTGATTTTGGACGAAGCGACAGCATCTGTGGATACGGTTACAGAGCGGCTCATTCAAGAGGCGATCTCACGTCTGGTCAAAGGAAGAACGACGTTTGCGATCGCTCACCGACTGTCGACTTTGCGCAATGCGGACCGGCTTGTTGTGCTGGATCACGGCAAAATTGTGGAAGTAGGCACGCATGAAGAGCTGCTCCAAGCAGAGGGCGCGTATTTCAAACTGGTGGAGGCTCAAAGGGAGCTGTCCAAAATCAAAGGGGTGGAAAGCGCATGA
- a CDS encoding AraC family transcriptional regulator, L-rhamnose operon transcriptional activator RhaR, producing MPDLDFRRANTLLNQHLSQLAGDNISFRIHYWGLMPLHFNNSVHRHSFFEICYVLEGSGEYTDNEIDYPLEDGTLFCSRPGIWHQIRSEQGLKLFFVAFEIDESQTSEAYSRSFRSLIQRGKIIAEPKDAAISAPIWQTIFSLMESKQPASKDMVQHLALSLFLSFLHGFSSGSDSSADSLEDDTEGHRLLKRSKLYINDNLSSPLRIEQVAQELGISSRHLSRLFHDQLGQTFVHYVQEQRVQRAKQWLLNSDIAIKDIAKRAGFDSVHYFTRVFTKMLGVAPAKFRKSQFSDGRQNKPQA from the coding sequence ATGCCGGATCTAGACTTCCGAAGAGCAAACACCTTGCTCAATCAGCATCTGTCTCAGCTTGCCGGGGATAATATTAGCTTCCGGATTCATTATTGGGGGCTCATGCCTCTTCATTTTAATAACTCTGTGCATCGGCATTCCTTCTTCGAAATCTGTTATGTGTTAGAAGGCAGCGGGGAGTACACGGACAACGAGATCGACTATCCTCTGGAGGACGGCACTTTATTTTGCTCAAGGCCGGGCATATGGCATCAAATTCGCAGTGAACAAGGGCTCAAATTGTTTTTTGTTGCGTTCGAAATCGATGAGTCGCAAACTTCCGAAGCTTATTCGAGGAGCTTCCGAAGCTTGATCCAACGCGGGAAAATCATTGCCGAGCCCAAAGACGCCGCCATCTCCGCTCCGATCTGGCAGACGATTTTCAGCCTGATGGAGAGCAAACAACCCGCCTCCAAGGATATGGTGCAGCATCTTGCTCTTTCCTTGTTTCTTTCTTTTCTGCATGGGTTTTCTTCCGGCTCCGATTCAAGCGCAGATTCCTTGGAAGATGATACCGAAGGGCATCGCTTGCTGAAGCGGTCGAAGCTTTATATCAACGACAATTTGTCCTCTCCATTGAGAATTGAGCAGGTCGCGCAAGAGCTCGGTATTTCTTCAAGGCATTTATCGAGGCTTTTTCACGATCAACTCGGCCAGACCTTTGTCCATTATGTTCAGGAACAAAGAGTTCAAAGGGCCAAACAATGGCTGCTTAACAGCGACATCGCCATCAAGGATATTGCCAAACGTGCGGGTTTTGATTCCGTTCATTATTTTACCCGTGTGTTTACCAAGATGCTCGGTGTTGCTCCTGCAAAATTCCGCAAATCCCAATTCTCGGATGGAAGGCAAAATAAGCCGCAAGCCTAA
- a CDS encoding Mannose-6-phosphate isomerase, class I, with protein MFQKRPVNPVRIGQPIQPGSQAPFAEPGLQQGFDPIIAPIIQLADERELLHIAFDGTHGAHFQPVLQTTVEALEKRGHRVVVAATNSFLKTSEELRHHFNSNITDNRAFGYFTNGTIEDYFRPEAKQEASALLTKMQEALPASDTGIATILITFGPGAYWLGDEKFDITYFLDVSREYQQMEHKQHLLNFGFSWNRDDVEKYKISLFVEWPIFETYRKNVLDSIHYYIDMNQSKVPVLTTTHSLRQMIASIAQAPMRVKPFFAPGVWGGQFLKEFADLPADWANCAWGFEPIAPENSIIVDYEGTQLELPFLTVMHYEHHHILGERLVKLFGDYFPIRFDYLDTIEGSNLSLQVHPQQEYIRSQFNEFMAQQESYYIMEKEGDATVYLGLTDSCTKDGLLDAVQTAQETGVPIPFTDYVNSYTAEKGDLFLIPTGTVHASGKGNLVLEISSTTWWFTFKIYDYLRKGMDGKPRPINIDHAFENIDFYKKTEWVENNLIPTPTLLKSQGDNEEYLLGQRDDLLFYVRRLHLQDTWQDNTGNEMVMYNLVEGEQVRIVSCADEAVYVEFRYAESYILPASFGEYKIINLGKKPCKLIKAGVSHTWDVSLLDG; from the coding sequence ATGTTTCAGAAAAGACCGGTGAATCCCGTTCGCATCGGGCAACCGATCCAGCCTGGTTCACAGGCTCCTTTTGCCGAGCCAGGCTTGCAACAAGGATTCGATCCAATTATAGCTCCAATCATTCAATTGGCCGATGAACGCGAGTTGCTCCATATTGCCTTTGACGGCACTCATGGGGCCCATTTCCAACCCGTTCTCCAAACAACCGTAGAAGCGCTTGAGAAGAGGGGCCATCGCGTCGTTGTCGCAGCGACCAACAGCTTCTTAAAAACGAGTGAAGAGCTGCGCCATCACTTCAATTCCAATATTACGGATAACCGTGCATTCGGATATTTTACCAATGGAACGATTGAAGATTACTTCCGGCCCGAGGCCAAACAGGAGGCTTCAGCCCTCCTGACGAAAATGCAAGAAGCGCTACCCGCTTCTGACACAGGCATAGCAACGATTCTTATCACCTTCGGCCCAGGCGCTTACTGGCTTGGCGACGAGAAATTTGATATCACCTATTTCTTGGATGTTTCCCGCGAATACCAACAGATGGAGCATAAACAACATCTGCTCAATTTCGGCTTCAGCTGGAACCGGGATGATGTGGAGAAATATAAAATATCCCTGTTTGTCGAATGGCCTATCTTCGAAACTTATCGCAAAAACGTCCTGGATTCTATCCATTATTACATCGATATGAATCAGTCTAAGGTTCCGGTTCTCACGACAACCCATTCCTTGCGCCAAATGATCGCATCTATTGCGCAAGCACCAATGCGCGTAAAGCCATTTTTTGCTCCTGGCGTATGGGGCGGCCAATTCCTCAAAGAGTTTGCGGATTTACCGGCGGATTGGGCGAATTGTGCATGGGGCTTCGAGCCTATCGCTCCGGAAAACTCCATCATTGTGGACTATGAGGGCACGCAGCTTGAGCTTCCTTTTCTCACCGTCATGCATTATGAGCACCACCATATTCTCGGAGAACGGCTGGTGAAGCTATTCGGCGACTACTTCCCGATCCGTTTTGACTATCTCGATACGATTGAAGGCAGCAACCTGTCCCTCCAGGTTCACCCGCAGCAGGAGTACATTCGCAGTCAGTTCAACGAGTTCATGGCACAGCAAGAGTCCTATTACATTATGGAAAAAGAAGGCGATGCCACCGTCTACTTGGGCCTGACGGATTCATGCACGAAGGACGGACTCCTTGACGCGGTGCAAACCGCTCAAGAAACCGGCGTTCCCATTCCATTCACGGACTATGTGAATAGCTACACGGCGGAGAAAGGCGATCTCTTCCTTATTCCGACAGGAACCGTTCATGCATCGGGCAAGGGCAACTTAGTGCTGGAGATCTCGTCCACCACCTGGTGGTTCACCTTTAAAATATACGACTACCTCCGCAAAGGCATGGACGGCAAGCCGCGTCCGATCAATATTGATCATGCCTTCGAAAATATCGACTTCTACAAAAAAACGGAGTGGGTTGAAAACAATCTAATCCCAACTCCTACCCTGCTTAAGTCCCAAGGGGATAATGAGGAGTATCTTTTAGGCCAGCGCGATGACTTGTTGTTCTATGTTCGTCGACTGCATCTGCAAGATACATGGCAGGATAATACCGGGAACGAAATGGTCATGTACAATCTCGTAGAGGGAGAGCAGGTTCGGATCGTTTCCTGTGCGGATGAAGCCGTTTATGTAGAATTCAGGTATGCTGAGTCCTACATTTTGCCTGCTAGCTTCGGGGAATACAAGATCATCAATCTCGGCAAAAAACCGTGTAAACTCATCAAAGCTGGAGTGTCCCATACTTGGGATGTGAGCCTCCTAGATGGCTAA
- a CDS encoding glucokinase, translating into MANIVIALDVGGTFIKTCIVENGVPLAWSQEVFPALADQDEGTILAQFMHILKSRYQLYTSQVAGNGLNYHWQIGFAFPGPFDYEQGICYVQGLGKFESLYGVNIREALYERLQKEEAEWAKQLQQAEIRFQNDARLFALGVSLDFPRDRFIALTLGTGLGSAFIDQAQISGHVQGIPESGWLYDQPYRGERIDDVFSRRGLLQLAEDLGALHSGMDVKELAESARLGNVPAREVFREFGKRLADMLAPYIELYRPTLIVFGGQISKSYDLFGKALQDGINSPTIVIHTSENMLEHTFKGISRLFEK; encoded by the coding sequence ATGGCTAATATCGTCATCGCGCTTGATGTGGGCGGGACTTTCATCAAAACCTGCATCGTGGAAAACGGCGTCCCCCTTGCGTGGAGTCAGGAGGTCTTTCCCGCTCTTGCCGATCAGGATGAGGGTACAATTCTCGCTCAATTTATGCATATTCTCAAATCCCGATACCAACTCTATACTTCACAGGTTGCAGGGAATGGGCTGAATTATCATTGGCAGATTGGCTTTGCCTTTCCGGGTCCATTCGACTACGAACAAGGGATTTGTTATGTGCAGGGACTAGGTAAGTTCGAATCCCTTTACGGAGTGAATATAAGAGAAGCTCTCTACGAACGGTTGCAAAAAGAAGAAGCAGAATGGGCAAAACAGCTGCAGCAGGCTGAAATCCGCTTCCAAAATGATGCTCGGCTGTTCGCACTAGGCGTAAGTCTCGACTTTCCTCGGGATCGCTTTATCGCCTTAACTTTAGGCACCGGACTCGGCTCTGCCTTTATCGATCAAGCGCAAATAAGCGGGCATGTCCAAGGCATTCCTGAGAGTGGCTGGCTGTACGATCAACCGTATCGGGGCGAACGTATTGATGATGTTTTTTCCAGAAGAGGGCTGCTTCAACTGGCAGAGGACTTAGGAGCTCTCCATTCGGGAATGGATGTAAAAGAACTCGCTGAATCAGCGAGACTCGGCAATGTCCCTGCCAGAGAAGTGTTCCGCGAATTCGGTAAACGTCTGGCCGACATGCTCGCTCCGTATATAGAGCTATACCGACCAACCCTCATCGTGTTTGGAGGGCAAATTTCAAAGAGTTATGACTTGTTTGGCAAAGCCCTGCAAGATGGCATAAACTCACCGACTATTGTGATTCACACATCCGAAAACATGCTTGAGCACACCTTCAAAGGCATCTCGCGACTGTTCGAAAAATAA